From a single Methylacidiphilum kamchatkense Kam1 genomic region:
- a CDS encoding sulfite exporter TauE/SafE family protein: MNITGLILLGLTAGFASGCFGVGGGIVIVPALILFFGIPYHIAVGTSLAVIIPIALAGSIFNSWLQKIDWSIVWVILIFGVIGALIGVWSIQKIPANIAKKIFSLFLLYSAYRLWIGSPVKN; this comes from the coding sequence ATGAACATTACAGGATTAATTCTGCTTGGCTTGACCGCTGGTTTTGCAAGCGGTTGTTTTGGAGTTGGAGGAGGAATCGTTATCGTGCCTGCGCTCATTCTTTTCTTTGGTATCCCCTATCATATAGCTGTCGGCACCTCCCTGGCAGTCATCATTCCAATTGCGCTAGCAGGAAGTATTTTTAACAGTTGGCTACAAAAAATTGACTGGTCTATTGTTTGGGTCATTCTCATTTTCGGCGTCATAGGAGCCCTTATAGGAGTATGGTCTATTCAGAAAATACCAGCTAATATAGCTAAAAAAATATTTTCTCTTTTTCTTCTTTACTCTGCCTATCGTCTTTGGATCGGATCCCCTGTAAAGAATTAA